In a single window of the Planctomycetia bacterium genome:
- the pepD gene encoding beta-Ala-His dipeptidase has protein sequence MAQSIESLQPSLVWQIFAGMAAVPRPSKQEERIRAHVKQFAESKGLKVREEQIGNLIIDVPATKGHESAPITVLQGHLDMVCEKNSGTAHDFDKEGIKLLIDKEPKTGEPIVRADGTTLGADNGMGVALALAAALDPAVVHGPLEILLTIDEEAGMSGAKALTPQSFKGRRMINLDSEEDDAIYIGCAGGCDTNLTWRLGLSAKGESAESCRVIVEGLRGGHSGGDIHEGRGNAIKLLGRVLSRIGSDGLRIASIVGGSKRNAIPREAHAELLGPGGMTAQLQKAASAIEQEAKADSFEPQVRIRVEKAEIDKAASAEQSAALLAAIAALPSGVLGMHPKVPELVQTSNNVSTIETKSAGGSIDVVIGCLSRSSSNSRLDETKRQLAAIGFLAGATIEIGNEYPGWEPDLDSPTLAKCKGVYERLFGHPPKVLAIHAGLECGIIGQRVGKMDMVSFGPHITGAHSPDELVYVNSVAKSWKYLQAVLAELA, from the coding sequence TTCCGCGACCCTCCAAGCAGGAGGAGCGCATCCGTGCGCACGTCAAACAATTTGCCGAGTCGAAGGGCCTCAAGGTCCGCGAAGAGCAGATCGGCAACCTTATCATCGACGTGCCCGCAACGAAGGGGCACGAGTCCGCTCCGATCACAGTCCTTCAGGGCCACCTCGACATGGTCTGCGAGAAGAACAGCGGGACCGCCCACGACTTCGACAAAGAGGGCATCAAGCTGCTGATCGACAAGGAGCCGAAGACCGGCGAACCGATCGTCCGCGCGGACGGCACGACCCTTGGCGCGGACAACGGCATGGGCGTTGCGCTGGCACTGGCCGCCGCGCTCGATCCCGCCGTCGTTCACGGGCCGCTTGAGATTCTGCTCACCATCGACGAAGAGGCCGGAATGAGCGGGGCCAAGGCCCTGACGCCGCAATCGTTCAAAGGCCGGCGGATGATCAACCTCGATTCCGAGGAGGATGACGCGATCTACATCGGCTGCGCGGGTGGATGCGATACCAATCTTACGTGGCGGCTGGGCCTGTCCGCCAAGGGCGAGTCCGCTGAATCTTGTCGCGTGATCGTTGAGGGGCTTCGCGGCGGGCACTCCGGCGGGGACATCCACGAGGGCCGCGGCAATGCCATCAAGCTGCTGGGGCGCGTGTTGTCGCGGATCGGCTCTGACGGCTTGCGCATCGCGTCGATCGTCGGGGGGAGCAAGCGAAACGCGATCCCGCGCGAGGCGCACGCCGAACTTCTCGGGCCCGGCGGCATGACAGCACAGCTTCAAAAGGCCGCCTCGGCGATCGAGCAGGAGGCGAAGGCTGATTCGTTCGAGCCGCAGGTTCGCATTCGCGTGGAGAAGGCGGAGATCGACAAGGCTGCGAGCGCCGAGCAATCCGCCGCGCTGCTTGCCGCCATCGCCGCCCTTCCGAGCGGGGTCCTCGGAATGCACCCCAAGGTGCCCGAACTGGTGCAGACGTCGAACAATGTCTCGACCATCGAAACGAAGTCCGCCGGCGGCTCGATCGATGTCGTGATCGGTTGCCTGTCCCGCAGCTCATCTAACTCGCGCCTGGATGAGACAAAGCGGCAACTCGCCGCGATCGGTTTTCTGGCGGGTGCGACGATTGAAATCGGCAATGAGTATCCGGGATGGGAGCCTGACCTGGACTCGCCGACGCTTGCCAAGTGCAAGGGCGTCTACGAACGGCTGTTTGGCCATCCGCCGAAGGTGCTCGCGATTCACGCGGGCCTGGAATGCGGCATCATCGGGCAGCGCGTCGGGAAGATGGACATGGTCTCTTTCGGACCGCACATCACCGGCGCGCACAGCCCGGACGAACTGGTATATGTAAACTCCGTCGCCAAGTCATGGAAGTACCTCCAGGCGGTGTTGGCGGAATTAGCCTGA
- a CDS encoding PQQ-binding-like beta-propeller repeat protein → MRGSVIESVLRRSIGIPFFLLAAVTLGCSQGSWTQWGGPNRDFSVGAAPIADKWPEGGPQKLWSRELGDGFSTIVSDGRTLFAMYRGEQDQECIAALDAASGKTLWEHKYAAPFIEFEVDEIDKETGKKRIEKQVTKFGTGPNSTPLLVGGRLFTLGYTGIFTCLDAATGKVNWSHDLYKDMGATYLRFGWATSPLAYGDNVIVLTGGKGHGVTSFKQATGEVAWQDRAAPGPKCINADGRLIVLDDDGNLMLIAANLEGMSVLSQTKLLESPSWTAPTLVGSKLYLRDRKVIMAMDLS, encoded by the coding sequence ATGAGAGGGTCCGTAATCGAAAGCGTCCTTCGCCGGTCCATCGGAATCCCCTTTTTTCTTCTCGCCGCCGTCACGCTCGGCTGCTCACAGGGAAGCTGGACGCAATGGGGCGGACCCAACCGAGACTTCTCTGTCGGCGCCGCACCGATCGCGGATAAGTGGCCGGAGGGCGGGCCGCAGAAGCTGTGGTCTCGCGAGTTGGGAGACGGTTTCAGCACCATTGTTTCCGACGGTCGAACGCTTTTCGCGATGTATCGCGGCGAGCAGGATCAGGAATGCATCGCGGCCCTGGATGCCGCCAGCGGCAAGACCCTTTGGGAGCACAAGTACGCTGCGCCGTTTATCGAGTTTGAAGTCGATGAGATCGACAAGGAAACCGGCAAGAAGCGAATCGAAAAGCAGGTGACCAAATTCGGCACCGGCCCCAATTCGACGCCACTGCTCGTGGGCGGCCGCCTCTTTACGCTGGGCTACACCGGCATCTTCACGTGCCTCGACGCGGCCACCGGCAAGGTGAACTGGTCGCACGATCTCTACAAAGACATGGGCGCGACTTACCTGCGATTCGGCTGGGCCACCAGTCCCCTCGCATACGGCGATAACGTGATTGTGCTGACGGGCGGCAAGGGACACGGCGTCACGTCATTCAAGCAGGCAACCGGCGAAGTCGCATGGCAGGATCGCGCCGCGCCCGGGCCGAAGTGCATCAACGCGGATGGGCGGCTCATCGTGCTGGACGACGACGGGAACCTGATGCTCATTGCCGCCAATCTGGAGGGAATGAGCGTGCTGAGCCAGACCAAGCTATTGGAAAGCCCAAGCTGGACCGCGCCGACACTGGTCGGCTCGAAGCTCTATCTTCGAGATCGGAAAGTCATCATGGCGATGGACTTGAGCTGA
- a CDS encoding CBS domain-containing protein codes for MSLVRHIIEQKQGGVATIDRDATAQDAAELMHARRIGALVVLHDGNIIGIFTERDLLNRVVAEKKDPSDIKVFEVMTKKVAVCSPDTPIESCRAAMTNNKMRHLPVVNDGKLIGIISSGDILARELKEQEETIRWLHEYMHGPN; via the coding sequence ATGTCCCTGGTCCGACACATCATCGAGCAAAAGCAGGGCGGGGTCGCGACCATTGATCGCGACGCCACGGCGCAGGACGCAGCGGAGCTGATGCACGCACGCCGGATCGGCGCGTTGGTGGTCTTGCACGACGGGAACATCATCGGCATCTTCACCGAGCGCGACCTGCTCAACCGCGTCGTCGCGGAGAAGAAGGATCCCTCCGACATCAAAGTATTCGAGGTGATGACCAAGAAGGTCGCGGTTTGCTCGCCGGACACGCCGATCGAGTCCTGCCGAGCAGCGATGACCAACAACAAGATGCGGCACCTGCCCGTCGTGAATGACGGCAAGCTGATCGGCATCATTTCCAGCGGCGACATCCTTGCCCGAGAGCTGAAGGAGCAGGAAGAAACGATCCGCTGGCTTCACGAATACATGCACGGACCGAATTAG
- a CDS encoding FHA domain-containing protein has product MPHLLVLQGPDKGLRQNLVESQPLQLGRASPEMPLTDYTVSRKHAEVRPAGRGWTIEDSRSANGTYLNGKRLERPTRLKHGDQIRLGSTLMIWDSTEETALSGEAKSPLMSDLVDLEADRNLTDASIIGSVTTADDSMILASPAAAEAVRSWRVMSALLHAVGAILSPQQLVERILDLLFEEVPGDRALVLIRDERTGKFDTQVMRQREGQAAGKMRPNRMIISHVVDRREGILCSNTTTDPRFKEGEKDEVASGVGLHSVICVPLVARETALGIIYLESAMATHIYTEEQLRLVAAIGQMGGLAIEDVRLVDQRMRTERLAAVGETVAALSHYIKNILQGMMGGSDALRTGLQSKNWDTVDEGWQVVRRNLDKIYGLSVNMLAFAKRRVPRLAPIQLNTIVEDVLNLVERRASDKSVMLKAELSDHVPPVLMDEDGIHQVALNIVVNAIDAVERGSGAVTVRTSVDTAADQVTLTIGDNGPGIPKDAASKIFEAFYSTKGHGGTGLGLAVAKKIVDEHGGKIEVQSAPGEGTLIRVKLPIHSPTGVDSAETHGPAMPR; this is encoded by the coding sequence GTGCCCCATCTGCTTGTTCTTCAGGGCCCTGACAAGGGGCTGCGGCAAAACCTGGTTGAGTCTCAGCCGCTACAACTGGGCCGGGCCAGCCCGGAGATGCCGCTGACTGACTACACCGTCTCCCGCAAGCATGCCGAGGTCCGGCCCGCCGGTCGTGGCTGGACCATCGAGGACAGCCGCAGCGCGAACGGAACCTACCTCAACGGAAAACGACTGGAGCGCCCGACGCGGCTCAAGCACGGCGATCAGATCCGGCTCGGCTCAACATTGATGATCTGGGACTCCACCGAGGAAACCGCCCTGTCCGGCGAGGCCAAGAGCCCGCTGATGTCCGACCTTGTCGATCTGGAGGCGGACCGCAATCTGACCGACGCGTCGATCATCGGCTCCGTCACAACGGCGGACGACAGCATGATTCTCGCTTCGCCGGCCGCTGCGGAGGCGGTTCGCTCGTGGCGGGTGATGTCCGCGCTGCTCCATGCCGTCGGGGCCATTCTATCGCCCCAGCAACTCGTCGAGCGCATTCTCGACCTCCTTTTTGAAGAGGTGCCCGGCGATCGGGCACTGGTGTTGATCCGCGACGAGCGCACCGGCAAGTTCGACACCCAGGTCATGCGACAGCGTGAAGGCCAGGCTGCCGGAAAGATGCGACCGAACCGAATGATCATCAGCCACGTCGTCGATCGGCGCGAGGGCATCCTTTGCTCCAACACGACGACCGACCCCCGCTTCAAGGAGGGCGAAAAAGACGAGGTCGCCTCCGGCGTCGGACTGCACTCGGTCATCTGCGTGCCGCTTGTGGCCCGTGAGACGGCGCTGGGGATTATTTATCTCGAATCGGCGATGGCTACGCACATCTACACCGAAGAGCAGCTCCGCCTCGTGGCGGCCATCGGTCAGATGGGCGGACTGGCGATCGAAGACGTGCGGCTGGTCGATCAGCGAATGCGGACGGAGCGACTGGCCGCCGTCGGCGAAACCGTGGCGGCGCTGTCTCATTACATCAAGAACATTCTTCAGGGCATGATGGGCGGAAGCGACGCGTTGCGGACCGGGCTCCAATCCAAGAACTGGGACACCGTCGACGAAGGGTGGCAGGTTGTCCGGCGGAACCTCGACAAGATCTACGGCCTGTCGGTCAACATGCTCGCCTTCGCCAAGCGCCGAGTGCCGCGACTCGCGCCGATCCAGTTGAATACGATCGTCGAGGACGTTCTCAATCTGGTCGAGCGCCGGGCATCGGACAAGAGCGTCATGCTGAAGGCCGAGCTGTCGGACCACGTCCCGCCGGTGCTCATGGATGAAGACGGCATTCATCAAGTCGCGCTGAATATCGTCGTCAACGCCATCGACGCGGTCGAGCGAGGCAGCGGCGCCGTCACCGTCCGCACATCGGTCGATACCGCGGCGGATCAAGTCACGCTCACCATCGGCGACAACGGGCCCGGAATACCGAAGGACGCTGCCTCGAAAATATTTGAGGCGTTCTACTCAACCAAGGGGCACGGCGGAACAGGGCTGGGGCTGGCGGTCGCCAAGAAGATCGTCGACGAGCACGGCGGCAAGATCGAAGTGCAATCGGCCCCGGGAGAAGGCACGCTGATTCGGGTCAAGCTGCCGATCCACTCGCCGACGGGCGTCGACAGCGCTGAGACCCATGGCCCGGCGATGCCGAGATAG